In a single window of the Pelodiscus sinensis isolate JC-2024 chromosome 18, ASM4963464v1, whole genome shotgun sequence genome:
- the EDN3 gene encoding endothelin-3 isoform X1, whose translation MHIPTGFYTQNLQCIGDLPENTILATMDVEALYTNIPHADGVQAVRNSIPDDATAQLVAELCEFILTHNYFRFGDNIYLQTSGTAMGTRMAPQYANIFMAALEQRILSSRPLTPLLYLCYIDDIFIIWTHGKETLEEFHHDFNSFHPTINLSMDQSTREVHFLDTTIQISDGHINTTLYRKPTDRYTYLHASSFRPGHTTRSIVYSQALRYNRICSNPSDRDLHLQDLQQAFCKLRYPHEEVRRQIDRARRVPRSLLLRDKPKKETNRTPLAITYSPYLKPLQRIISDLQPILDNDLSLSQALGGRPVLAHRQPANLKHILTSNYTPHHNNSNSGTNPCNKPRCQLCPHIYTSNTITGPNQISHTVTGTFSCTSTNVIYAIMCQQCPTAIYIGQTGQSLRKRINGHKSDIRNGNIQKPVGEHFNLPGHTTADLKVAIL comes from the coding sequence ATGCATATACCCACAGGTTTCTATACACAAAAtttacaatgcataggtgatcttccagaaaacaccatcctagccaccatggatgtagaggctctctacacaaacatcccacatgcagatggagtacaagctgtcagaaacagtattcctgatgatgccacagcacaactggtggctgaactctgtgaatttatcctcacacacaactatttcagatttggtgacaacatatacctccagaccagtggcactgctatgggcacccgcatggccccacaatacgccaacatttttatggctgccCTGGAACAACGcatcctcagctctcgtccacttacaccccttctctacctatgctatatcgatgacatcttcatcatctggacccatgggaaggagactctggaagaatttcaccatgatttcaacagcttccaccccaccatcaacctcagcatggaccaatctacacgggaggtccatttcctggacaccacgatacaaataagtgacggtcatatcaataccaccctataccgaaaacctaccgaccgctatacttacctgcatgcctccagtttccgtcccggacacaccacacgatccattgtttacagccaagcactgaggtacaaccgcatatgctccaacccctcagacagagacctacacctacaagatcttcaacaagcattctgtaaactgcgatacccacacgaggaagtgaggagacagatcgacagagccagacgtgtacccagaagcctcctgctacgggacaagcccaagaaagaaaccaacagaacaccactggccatcacctacagtccctacctaaaacctctccaacgcatcattagtgatctacaacccatcctggacaatgatctctcgctttcacaggccttgggaggtaggccagtccttgcccacagacaacccgccaacctgaagcatattctcaccagcaactacacaccgcaccataataactcgaactcaggaaccaatccttgcaacaaacctcggtgccaactctgcccacatatatacaccagcaacaccatcacaggacctaaccagatcagccatactgtcactggtacattctcctgcacatccaccaacgtaatatatgccatcatgtgccaacaatgccccactgctatatacatcggccaaactggacagtccctacgtaaaagaatcaatggacacaaatctgatattaggaatggcaacatacaaaaacctgtaggggaacacttcaatcttcctggacacacaactgcagatctaaaagtagccatcctgtag